The Primulina huaijiensis isolate GDHJ02 chromosome 10, ASM1229523v2, whole genome shotgun sequence region AAGCTGCTCAGGAAGTAGGTGCTTCTCGGGTCATTATTTATTCTGACTCCCAGTTGATTACACAGCAGATCAAAGGGATGTACGAGGCCAAGAATGAAAAAATGCTCAAATATTTGGGGATCATCACTGCCCGAGCAGCATCTCTAACCGACTGGAGTATCGAGCAAATTCCCCGGGAGGAAAATGCAGAAGCTGATACCTTAGCTAAATTGGCTGCTTCTATGTCAGATATAAGTATCCGGGAGGTTCTCTGTTTCACCCAGCTATTGCTCTCTATTGATGAAGAAATACCCTCGATCCAGAAAAGCTCATGGATGATTCCCATCATTGAATATATAATACATGAAAAGCTCCCTGAAAATCGAGCCCAGGCTGCAAAAATCAGAAAGCAAGCACCCAGGTTTGTCTTTTTGAATAATGTTTTATACAGACGATCCTATCAGGGCCCATTACTCAAAGGCTTAGCAGAAGAAGAGGTAGAGTACGTTCTCCGGGAAATACACGAGGGATGCTGTGGTGAACACCTCGGTGGAACAGCTCTGTCTCGAAAAGCTATCTTGGCTGGGTTTTGGTGGCTTCGGATGAATCAAGATGCTGCCCAATTTGTTCAAAAATGTCAAGGTTGTCAACACCATTCTAATTTTTATCATCGCCCAGCAGCAAATATGCAACCAATCTCTGCATCATGCCCTTTCGATCAATGGGGTTTGGATATCGTGGGCCCTTTCCCTATAGCCCGAGCACAGAAAAAATTTCTTCTCGTGGCTGTGGATTATTTCTCTAAGTGGGTAGAGGCCGAGCCATTAGCCAAAATTACCGAGGATGAAGTTATGAAATTTCTTTGGAAAAACATTGTTTGCAGATATGGCATCCCGNCCAAGAAATGAAGATTATTCAATCTTTCACCTCAGTAGCTTACCCTNAATTCCAGGGAAAGAAGTTCACCTCCTGGTGCCAAGAAATGAAGATTACTCAAT contains the following coding sequences:
- the LOC140986598 gene encoding uncharacterized protein, with the translated sequence MIQQVEKEVWRVFVDGASNLSGCGVGMVLIVPSEEKIKLALRIDSRVTNNEAEYEAVLAGLQAAQEVGASRVIIYSDSQLITQQIKGMYEAKNEKMLKYLGIITARAASLTDWSIEQIPREENAEADTLAKLAASMSDISIREVLCFTQLLLSIDEEIPSIQKSSWMIPIIEYIIHEKLPENRAQAAKIRKQAPRFVFLNNVLYRRSYQGPLLKGLAEEEVEYVLREIHEGCCGEHLGGTALSRKAILAGFWWLRMNQDAAQFVQKCQGCQHHSNFYHRPAANMQPISASCPFDQWGLDIVGPFPIARAQKKFLLVAVDYFSKWIWHPXQEMKIIQSFTSVAYPXFQGKKFTSWCQEMKITQSFTSVAYPQANGQTEVTNRIIVQALKARLYGKEAVLPVEIGQSSIRIESYPSNNDQSRAIELDLVEEKRYRAAIRVEAYRSRVMKSYNKRV